The Rhodamnia argentea isolate NSW1041297 chromosome 7, ASM2092103v1, whole genome shotgun sequence genome contains the following window.
CCGCGGCGGCGCTCGTCATCAAGGCGCTCAAGGAGCCGGAGCGCGataggaagaagacgaagaacaTCAAGCACAGCGGGAACATCTCCCTCGATGACGTGATCGAGATCGCGAGGGTCATGAGGCCGAGGTCCATGGCCAAGGAGCTGAGCGGGACAGTGAAGGAGATCCTCGGCACGTGCGTCTCCGTCGGGTGCACAGTCGACGGTAAGGACCCGAAGGACTTGCAGGAGGAGATCTCGGATGGCGACGTCGAGATTCCCGAGAACTAGTTGCCAGAGAGAGGTAGAGGGACAATTTGAGAAGGTTCATTTTTGGCTTTGTGATGTTCAATGATGGTTTCAGTCGTGCCTTCTGTGGTCATCTTTAGTTTCTATAATCAATCTattggggtttttgcttatCATCTTGGTGACATTCAATATGGTAAGGGATCTTGGGACATGGTGTTTGATGATTTATTTCTCAATGCAATAGAATGTTTCATGTTTAACGTGGTCGGTTCGGCCTGAAAGATGTTGGTGATTAAACCCTTGTGAGTGTCAGATTTATAGTGCGGATGTTTCAATTGGTGGTCATCCCAGTGAGATTGGAGATAATGCCATGGATGGTTGATTGGCAGCTCTCATAGGTCAGACATTGCTTGTACACTTCAGGATTCAGATGTGAACTTTTAGAACCTCAAGAAGCCAATGTCTTGTTAGAATCGGAAGGAATGCCCTGTTGGGGAGGGCAATTCAGTTGATTCGGCGATTGACATGGTTCTGTACTTTTGTTAGTGGAGGAAGTTGCAGTAGTTCTTTCTTGTGGGTTTAATCGCCTGGATTTGAGAGTGTGCTGTAATTGTTTCATGTGCCAATTTATGTTCGTTTGTTGACAAGTCTGATTCCGTGTTCATGGGGAAAGACATGACATTAGTACTTACACATGAATGGCATATGGTTATCCAGGAAGTCAAATTAGTAAGAAATGAGGTAGACGGGAACTCAATGCTTTGAGCATGTCTACTTTGAATCTCAGTGATTGTCAGAAGTTTGATGTTCAGGATTAGCTTATCTAATTCATGACTATGAACCCTAGAAAGTAATGCCATGAGGGattaattcttgatttttgcacGTGTGCCTGGGTCTCTGTTATCTTTAGCTTTGTCCGGAATATGTCTCCCGAGTCTGTATGCGAGTTGATGAAACTTATGACATAGTCTATGTCTTGAGAGTTCCCCGTTTCTGATCGGTTAACGTTTCGAGAATACTTGATATCCTTTTGACGAGTGGTTAGTTCTGcaaactcactctctctctttcttcctcgcATGCCTTTTTGATGGATTGTGTATGCATCTAGATTTATTTGTCTCAGCTATTTGTTTGATAAATGCGTTATTTCGGTCCATTACACTAGTTTGTAACTATTACAAACTTCATCAAGCGAGAATGACCTGTGTGGTTCACGGGAAACCAGGTGATTGTTGCACCCCAGGCGGCAGGCGGCGCTGTAGGCTGTCCGGCGTCTAGAGTTCCGCTGGCAAATAGTTTGagagttttattttatttttttttaaattacagaAGTCGTTGGCAAAATTTAGTTTTTACCAAATGATATTTAAGTTGAAATTGCTTCCTAACATGTTCTTGACAATACATGCCCTCCAATGTATACTTTATCCAATACTATTTGTATTTCGAAAAATTCCTTTAGCCGGAAGGTTTTCCAAAAGCGAAACAGACGTACCTTACCTAATAtaggaaggaaggagagagaagaatgGTGCTACATTCCACATGGACAAAAGAAATTGCACCCAACCATAAAAGGTACTTCTTGCGGACAAAGAACGGTGCTGCATTGCATCACGTGCTTTTCACTTGTTGAATTTTGCGGAATTGCGTTGCCATTTGGACATATGTTTCAACTGCCAATATATCAAAAGCACGCATGTtatttgtaaaaagaaaaagagtttcGTGATGGTTACTACTTCCAATAGTTTAACATCTCGAATATCAATGTTGTTTAGAACCCTCTTAGGTTCATACTTTTCATCCTTCTTTGGACTGGGAGACCAATGGGTTTGCCTGAACTTCTCTTATACCCCATTTTATGCGTGAAATCATCCGTCACAATAACTAGTTTCATGTAATTAACGAAAGGCAACCGTATCATTTCATCCCGCCCAATCGCATACTTAAaactctctctctactcttcaGCCGTTTCCGTAACTTGTGTGGAAACTTCCGCTTCCCTTTTCTCAAATGAAACCGAAATCCCAACGCTCATTTTAGTCAAAGGTTCAatccctttctttcttcaattattgTCCGTTCCTTTTCTCCCAATATCTCCGGTCGTGTTCTTACGTGTCTTGCATTCCAAAAAGCGTGGTCCCTAAATGCTCTCTCGGTTGTCCACCTGGCCCTTTTGGCATCCATTCAATTTGCATTGCTCCCTTTGACTCCCTTGATATTATTGGCGTGAccctttgctttgctttgctttgcctATATAACCCATCCCCACTTCAAATCTCCCACAATTCAAAAATACCCTTTGATCTTTCCTCCAAGCCAACtagagaaaaaacaagaagaagagctCCCCTAACTCAAATTTTTCTTAGGTCTCTCTTCTTCCCTTGGAGTTTGGAGGAGGAGAGCAACTTTAGTTTTCGTATCACTTTGCTTCTTCCTACTTTTCATCAAGGTACATCATTGCAAGTCATCAGATCAGCCAAGAAAAGGATGGCTACGGAGATGCGGAATCTCAACTGTTGGATGGAGGTGGCCCCCAAGTCCGTCATCTACCCGCGCAAGCCTTCCAACTCGCCGGGGCTCGAGACGATCCCGGAGGAGCGCGCCGAGGAGTTGGACGACGACTAGCGACTCTCGAGGCCACTTTtcgctctctctatctctctctcttcctactTGGACGAGGTTGCGGAGATGGAAATTGAGTGCCATAGAGATATAGCTGTGTATGTTGGACATGTATGCTTGTGAAAGAAATGCATCTTTCCATGAGAGTAGCCTGTAAATTTCTGTACATTACAAATGTAAAGCTCCAATGCgagaaaaaaacaattaattaataaaaacaattagtgaaattttgggtaCGAGGTTCAAGCATTGTTGTTCTGATTTGATTCATGAACGTCATCTCCTAGTGATATTGATTTTTGACTTGTCTCGTGTTTTCTATACTTATGAAAGCGGGATCCTATCAATTTAagtggaccttttttttttggtaaaatttggATTGCGCAGCCCAAactttggttttcttcttcccaattcagtccatctccTCCCCGATTGTAATACTTGTCCGCCGCTTTCCTTTGGCCTTGCCGCGGTCATCCAAAGCAATCGCACGCCGCCGCCAATAAGTTTTACGGTGAGTTTTCTCTGAAGTTTAGAAGAATTTGGATCGATTCGGTCAGCCGATGAGCAATTGTGCTGAATAGGCGAATAAAGGATACacgaacaaaaaattattagcgAGCATATATCCTTGACAAGATTGCGAGTTTAAAGCATTGTGACCATTTCATATTCATTACCAAAAGGGTTGGCAATGAGTCCTTTTAAAATACCCGAACGAGAATTACCATGACAATCAGcctctttctaaaattattgtacttttatcaattcagtcaatccgatTAACTTTAATCAGCCATgctgacatgaaattttttaaaataatattttgatatttttttaaaataaaaattttagacttttttttttctcttttcttttttcttttcctttcttcttcctccggccggtTGATGTTGGCGACGGGACAGAGGCTAAGGTCGACCTTCCCCAGCTTAGACAAAGCTCCCCCCCTCCGGTGGCCGATGGGGGTGAGCTTCGCCTAAGGCTAGTGAGGTCGATCTCGCCACCCGACGAAAGTGGCCgaatggaccgaattgacacaaatataaaaggtttaggactgaattggtaaaattaaaatgtttagattaaattgataaaagtgcaatagatttaagatttttttgataactttctcgaaaagaaaaaataattccttTCTCATGTccagatttaaaatttttaaaaaaattaaagaaaaaagaaaggagacaAACATTCGCATTTTACATATTCACCACGtgttctttttatcttttggtttgaactttgaacttATTTATCACACGTTCATAACGTTGTTAACAAGCAAAACTTATGGTAATAAAAGTAGGGATTATTTTTTATAGGGAGTGACAATTCCCTGGCAAATTCCACGTGTTTAAATTCTTTATAAATTGTCCCCGAGCCGACCACCATCAACAAACGGGAGGTCGTCGTCGTCAGAATTTCCAGAATCTttctcatcttcctcttcatcacCGGGTCAATCTTTGAAGCAATTCCGGCGAAATTAGCAAATGGGGAAGCAGAGTGGGGACGTGACTTTGTGGATGGAGGTCGCACCCGCTCTTCTCCTCGCGCcgttccctcctcctcctcctcctcctcctcctcgccggAGGATGAGCTTCGGCCGTCCGGGATTGGAGACGATCGCAgaagaggaggacgaggaggaagaaggcgaTCCCAAAGCTGAAGAGCTCGAAGACGAGACGGCGGCGGGCCGCTTTCGGGACTTGTAATCATAAGTTGCTTCGGGGAGATGTAGTCGGGATAAGTGTATCTGCCTGTGCTAATTGTGATCTCCCCTCGTGTAACGATCTGTGTAAATTACTCCTTTTGGCCGTGGCAAATGCTGGATTTGCTTAATTAAACGTTTGTGATGCGGGTGGGTTAATTCCCCTATATTTTAATTGGTTTTCAATCAGTTGAGCAAAGTTCGAATTAGATTATATATTACACTAAGCGACCAGTTCCTTTTTAATGGACGCGCCCTGATCGAAATCTCACTTATTTTGAGGGTTACCCTGTCTTATTGTGCAACAATTACGTACCGTTCAATGTCATGTCAATATTTCGCTTAAATATCCGTGTCCGTTACATCCACAAATAAATTAGGTGCATCGAGCCATGAACTTATATGTATTCCGCTACATAAATCAAAGTGAAATGTAATAGCTTAAATAAACGGACCTAATATGTATTCCGCTACAGAAaccaaaataaatataattataTCGGGCCATGAATTTATATGTATTCCGCTACAGAATCCGAAATGAAATGTAAGGAATTGAAATAGACGAACCTAATATGAGAGTTGAAATTGGGGCAAGAGATGACCTAAGGTTTGATCCCAAGAAGACAAATcatggattttatttttcttgaaaaatgaaaactgaGAATAATTCAATTTAGTCTAGAATTTTGCAAGATCTTAGAAATATGCTTGACGGCACGTCCACGGTGAAAGCATGTTTCGAAATTCTCCAAAATTAGAAGAAAGGCATTTCTTCTAGGGGATTGATTTGTGGACGattaaaaagttttgaaaaggcATCTTTTTTGCGGATTAACGTTGTTGAGTGGACAGTTGCATAAACACTTGACTAGTTGTCTACATACCATCTCTCTCGCTCCGCCGACCGCCGTAGCCACACCGCCCATGGATGCCGCCTGGCCTCTACCCACTTCCTATTGAAGGAGACATTCACCGTGCCGTCGCCGCCACATCCCCTAGTGTCATTGCGGAGCTATAAAAGCCTAATTCATTGTCGAGATCGTCGTTCGTGACATGACGGAACTCAATGCTACACGACGCCCGACGGTACTACTTAGTCTAGCCTCCATGGCCGTCCGTATGGCGACGGCCATGTCGAGATCTCTGAGATTTTAGCACTTTCAATGagaaattgaacttgatttttttagaaagaaaggCTTTCTTTTAGAGAGAGGTTTGAGACCCTGATAATTGTGTTCCTGACTTTTCTAACTTACACGTGGGGGATGGAAGTATTGGTACGTGGTACACTTGGacgactccctctctctctatctcgacATCGCGATCTACATTATCACCGTCGGCAACCGACCTAACACCGCCACCACCGTCCTTCTCTTCTATCAAATCACTCTCTTCGTTTTTCCCGTCTCCGTCGCCGTCGCCATCGATGGGATTTAGAACGGCGACGGCAAGAAACTCCCCCTTGGTAGAGGCAACAAGCGCTTGCGATGTTGCGCGTGCTCCGCACCCGATGATATTGAGGTCACTGGCTAACGAAAGCGCATAAAAGCTCGAgacgtgaaattttttggtGCCAAACTTGAATGATGGCTCTCGCGTAAAAACTTGATAATTCGTAATTGCGTTGCATGTATGCGTAA
Protein-coding sequences here:
- the LOC115749755 gene encoding 60S ribosomal protein L12, giving the protein MPPKFDPSQVVDVYVRVTGGEVGAASSLAPKIGPLGLSPKKIGEDIAKETAKDWKGLRVTVKLTVQNRQAKVSVVPSAAALVIKALKEPERDRKKTKNIKHSGNISLDDVIEIARVMRPRSMAKELSGTVKEILGTCVSVGCTVDGKDPKDLQEEISDGDVEIPEN